In the genome of Pelmatolapia mariae isolate MD_Pm_ZW linkage group LG4, Pm_UMD_F_2, whole genome shotgun sequence, the window CCAGCCGAAATGGAGTCCCAAGTGCGTCAGAACTACCACCGCGACTGCGAGGCCGCCATCAACCGGATGGTGAACATGGAGCTGTTTGCGTCTTACACCTACACTTCTATGGTGAGAACACAGAAATAGTCCATCATCAAAGCAGACTCTTTTCTGAGGAATCTACTGCAGAGGAATGTTTACTATTTTTAAATGACggcactgtgtgctgtttaaatgtaaaataattttataatgAATATTAAGGTTAAATGGGACAGCTAGAACAGGGATGTAATTGTGTCACATTCAGATGTATTGTGTTAATGCAGCTTTTTAACAATTGGCAGCTTATTTTTAAACAGTATTAGATATTGACTTAGTTGTGATCTTGGGTGAAAGTTTAAAGGTCACAATGTGAAAATGAATCATGAAATTTCAACAGATGTTTTGATAGTTATGTTGTCTCAGTTCATTGTATGTTTAATGGACAACAGACCTGGAGAGCATATGCTGCTCCACTCATACTTGCAGCAACCCTGCACAGTGCAAGATTCTGTGTTGGTGGGTGTCAAGTTTGAATTGTTGAACTAACAGCTAGCGTAAGTGGACGTGACATTCTGGGTTTACTGGTCTCTATTTCAGCAGTTAACGCAGTCTAAACCAGCTGAACTGTCCATCATGAATCATGACAGTCTGTCTCCATAACTGTTTGTCACGATGCTGTATTTGCAGAATAATTGGTGCTGTGTACTGATAACCTGTGTCTGATTTGTCAGGCCTTCTACTTTGACCGTGATGATGTGGCCCTGCCAGGCTTCTCCCACTTCTTCAAGGAGAACAGCCATGAGGAGAGGGAGCACGCTGACAAGCTGCTGTCCTTCCAGAACAAGAGAGGAGGTCGCATCTTACTCCAGGACATCAAGGTGTGTACAAACTGAACTAATCCTGCTGTGACATACCTGACTTTGTCTCTAACACAGAAACTGGGATTAATGAACAGTGTTATGACACTTGTTCTCTTCCTGTTGTTGCATTAGTGTGTAATGTGTACACAAAGCTTAAAACAAGTGTTTGAACAGAATTGTGTTTGTTGTGCAGAAACCAGAGCATGACGAGTGGGGAAGTGGGCTGGAGGCCATGCAGTGTGCTCTGCAACTGGAGAAGAAAGTCAACCAGGCTCTGCTGGACCTGCACAAGCTGGCTTCTCAGCATAATGACCCTCATGTAAGTGGAAGTTGGAGGGAAGAGTTTGGGGTTAAAGACTGAACTAGTTCATGCTGTGTATGTTTGACAAATCATCAAATGTTAACtgtaatttgtgtttgttttcccaGCTGTGTGACTTCCTGGAGAGCCACTACCTGGATGAGCAGGTGAAGTCCATCAAGAAGCTGGGTGACCACATCACTAACCTCACCCGCATGGATGCCCACAACAACAAGATGGCAGAGTACCTGTTTGACAAGCACACTCTGGGTGACAAGAGCTAAATGCTGAGACCTAGAAGTGAGCCTGGAGtcaacatgttaacaacacagGCTTTGAAGTAAACTCACTTCTGCTCCAGCTGTTTCACTGAGAATGATTTCTTTCCTGACTTTAAAGCTGGCATCAGTTCTTGTatgttgtggtgtttttgtgtgaaaTGTCACATGGAGAGATGGATGTTATTAGGGTATGGCTCTGCTTCTAAGCTGTCTGACATGTTTCTGATCTGTTCATCTGAATAAACGTATTCAGCTGGATCTTTGgtctgtgtgcatttgtgacTCATTTTGCTGATTAGTTCAAGCAGTCGGtctaaaaactaaataaatcacTGCTTCATTACCTTGTCGACTTTGTCAGATTATGGTGTTGACTAAGGTCGTCTCAGAAGGTGTGTGAGTTAATATTTGTACACATTGGGACCAAATACAAACAAGGCCATATCAGATGTAAATGTTACTGGATATCTTTTGGATTTCTCCCCAGTGAAGTCTCAACTTGACCTACACTTTATTTGGTGCAGCTATTCATCAGCCTAAGGCAAACTTGTAATTGGAAATCTGTAGCGGTTGCAGAGGATCTGCACTGAGCAGGAGGTCTCTGATCAGAAATGTTTCTTTAATATCAGAAGTCGAATGTTCAGGTGGCCTTAGATGATTTAACTGTTTGCAAGACATCATGGCAACTTCATTTGTTCACTCTTATATACAGTCTTGTATATACTCATTGTCATTGTTCTTAAAGCACAATGACAAAGATTCTGATCCATGAAGCACCACACATCACAAACAGCAAAACTATATTGATTGGTGTAAACATCTTAATATAACAGCCAATAATTAACATGAAAATATGGAATCACGTGGACATGTGATCCAGTGTTTTACCGTAAATTTTTGGTGGGTGTTCatttaatttggcacaaatctTTGTTTGCCTTGTTATTAACATTACTTTTGTAATGCACCATCGCCATCTACTGGAGACACTCCATACTGCAGAGTGAAATCATTTCCTATCTTCTTTGAAGCAAGTAAAATCAAAAGTGAACTAAAGGTGTTTTAGATTACACcctgaaaaaattacatttacctTTTTGTGCCTTATTCAGTAATAACAAAACTGAAACGAGTTGTACAGTTTTCTGATGCTGTGATTCACACATCATATCACATCATGCTACACTACATTTGtattgttttgtcattttttttcaggAATTAAACTCAAAGAAAGATTTATAGTCATTTTATTCACTAGTATTAATGCTATCTAGAAATAAAATCACATCACAAAGAAAtcctctctcactcttctcttAAAAATCCAGGTGTTTGCTCAGTTTTATACCCATGTTTTGGAAAGTATCCATGATTAAAATTTTCACCAAAATGTCTCAACAGCCACATCTGCAGGCTGGAGGTctcaattgaattgaattgaatacaattcaattcaattcaatttatatagcgagaaaatcacaacaacagttgcctcaaggtgctttatattgtaaggtaaaaaccctaTGATAATAGAGGGAAAACAGAGAACACCCACAATCGTATGACCCCCTaagagcaagcgctttggcaaTATTGGGAAGGCAAAAtgcccttttaacaggaagaaacctccatcagaaccaggctcatggAGGAGTGCCATTTGCCACGACTGGTTGGAGGTGACGGGAGGAAATCGGGACacgacacgctgtggaagagaaccagagATTATACATAACTAATAATTAAGTATCGAGAGATGTATAAACATGTAGTGACTAAAAGACCTGactcactgtaaaatctaatattgtgtttaactAAAAATATTAAGTAGGCTGAACTTAATtgttatcaatttgttattagaactcgatTTAAAttagttaccagtactttttatgcaaaaacgctgataaactcaatttatttgagttgtcttaatttagaaaaactaagtaagcaggaagttttgcttctcagtgcggaaggatgaaagatgtggtttgaaaatgccacgtcactaccgtcctcctccctctcacggatcagtccgcatgttcatgttGCCAGCATTCTTTTATAGAATATGTTGatcaaacctggagaagcgtcagctcaagatattattgttgtcattgctgtggatctttacctgatacactgacttggtgagtaaatgtttactcttattgactatgtgcacgttagcatatgctacttccggtgcggaaactcctgtggggagctttgtttccggtgtcctattcgcgccttgtttacggtccaaaacaagttaagcaaatgaatgaatcaagcggcgatttacatttctatagatgtcttgggcatttacccaatatacctgtaaatgatgttcatcgacttgtcgatatttttaCCCCGAGCCTCAgggcaaaagagaaaagggattcaaatgttatatttctcagctgtccctcgtttatcgcgggtgttatgttctaaaaataaccagcgatgggtgaaatcaagtagccagttttattttttgagggatggacatacagtactgcacttcagagtcacactgctagcgatcgatgcagcgattctgtactgtacaggagagacgtcacggaggagatcgtctgcagcgatcaggacgcaggacacaatgtgaCGTAAAAATAAGCACGCAAACTTGCACTAAAAttctgcgaaacagcgaggtgaaaggtgaactgcgttatagcgagggaccactgtaagtttgaaggtaagtcacaacatacccttcgtaaatactaatgtatagaaacccttaccagcaatcattcatttttttgtgtggctttttttcatggtttgttaacatgctgtgtaggtgtgtacttgactagctgatatcgacataatggggaaacatctggtttgactattcctcacctgtagtttgaatgctgaacatttgcctgtttaaatcataagaccagtcactatacagagatgtgcttctgaatgtggacgatgtgtcttctgattctgtaatgcagttctgcttgtgtggagtgatgtaaacaactgatcgCTCTAaaccagtggttcttaacctgggttcgatcgaaccctaggggttcggtgagtcggtctcaggggttcgacagagcctccactgctGAGGTCACAGAGGTCCAGACACACCCGAATTATCGTGTAAATTTGTGATGACACGCCCCCTTCTGGCCATCACTGGCTGCAGACTGTCATGCTACACTGCTTGGCCAATCAGGGCTGCGGGGAATGTAGCGCGCGCAGTAGTCAACATGTGAATGTCGTGGTAGTACTTCGTGTGAtttcttttaacattttattatttttttttttttatactttctttttgttgtttttctttagacaATTATACAGGGGGGTAGGGGGtaacaacaaaacagaacaacaacaaaaaaacaacaacaacaacaaaaaacaaacaaaaaaacaaaaaaaaaacaaaaaacaaaaagacatgtTGGATCACCTTGTTTTACAATTTGATCATTTCACATTATCAATGTATTGGTCTTTGTCCTGTTGGGTTTATGTACTCAGTCCATTTCTCCCACTTTTTATGGTATCGATCTTCTTGAGTCCTTATTCTATAGGTCAATTGTTCCATAATTTGTATTTCATCCATAATTTTGATCCATTCATCCTGTGATGGTGGGTCTACCTTGTACCATTTTCTTGTGATTGCCTTTTTACTGGCAGCAAGCATAATTTTCAATATGTATCTATCTTCTTTCTTCACATTTCCCGTAGTGACACCAAAGTATAATAATGTGCAAGTCTTAGATACAGCATAACCCAGAATTTTACCTATAACTAAATGAACATCTTCCCAAAATTTTGTAATCTTGGGACAGAACCAGAACACATGGGAATGATTCACATTTACATCTCCGCAACCCCTCCAACACGGTTGTGGTAATAAAGTATGTTTATTCCTAATTTTGGGTGTtataaaaaatctaattacaTTTTTCCAGCAGTGCAGTCTCCAAGCACGTGATGATGTTGTTGACTGCTGTATTTTCCAGGTTTGTGACCATTCCTCATCAGATATGTTCACTCCCAACTCTCTCTGCCAGTTCAGTTTTACATATGTTGTTGTACACCCCCTTGCCTCCATTATATGCTCGTAAATTGTAGAGATTattctcatttttttccctttgtaaaCTTCAGTTACGGTTTTAATTATCGAATTTTTATCTAGATCTACACTatgttttacttctttattaaaaaaatcccTAATCTGCAAATATCTGTAGTGATCTTGATTACTTAAatcatatttttgtttaatttcctGGAAACTCATAAAACTCCCATCTTTAATTAGAGTACATATCGCTGTTATTCCAGTAGGAATCCACTGTTTAAATCTTTGGTCCATAGAACCAGGGATAAAACCCTTATCATAGGCTATCCATCTGATTAATCCAAGCTCTTTTTctagtttgtatttttgtatcagGTTGAACcatatttttaatgtaaactgGGTGACTGAATTCAGTTGTTTAATTACTCTCattgtttcttttctgtctccTATAAGACTTTGAATTTCTCTTCCTTGTACTGATTTTTCTAAATTCTTCCATTTGGCTTCATAATCATTGTCACACCAACAAATGATATACCTGATTTGTGCAGCATAAAAGTATGCCTCGAGATTTGGGAGTGCCAAACCCCCCTTATCCTTTCTTATCTGTAGTGTTTCAAATTTGATTCTCGATCTGTGACCATTCCATATAAACTTAGATATAATTTTGTCCCATAATCTAAATTGTTTTTCAGGTATATCAACAGGTAGTgactgaaaaaagtaaagaagtcGGGGTAAAACACTTACTTTTATCATCTCTATTCGAGCGCCAATATCTGATGGAACAGTAGCCCACCTATCCAAATCACTCTTAATTTCCTTATCTAAGTTAACATAATTAAGTTTATATAAATCCTCAACGTTTTGTGATAAGGTAACCCCAagatatttcatttttgttgctCTCCAAttcaaattatatttttgttttatagttTTGGATGGACAATAATTAAATGCTAGAATCTGAGTTTTGTTCAAGTTAAGCTTGTATCCTGAATAAAAGCCAAATATCTCGAGTTGCTTAATTAATATAGGAATACATGTGTCGGGATCCtctaaaaaacaaatcacatcatctgcaaaaagtcCAATGATATGTTCCTCATCCCCCACCTCTATTCCTTTAAGATTTCTATTTTGCCTAATTGCTTGTGCAAGGGGCTCTATAAAGATTGCAAACAAAGTAGGAGAGAGGCAGCAGCCCTGTCTGGTAGACCGCTCTAATTTTATACTCTCAGTTAAACTGCCATTTATTCTTATCCTTGCAGTCGGGTTTTGATAAAGCGTTTTAATACATCTGATAGCTTTATCATTAAGTCCAAATTTCTCAAGTACCTGATATAGAAAATTCCAATTTACGCTATCAAAAGCCTTTTCTGCGTCGAGGCTTATGAAGACTgcacattttcctttttgttgAATATAATTCATAATATATAAAGTTCTCCTTATATTGTCTTGGGTTTGACGTCCCTTTATCCCGCCTGTCTGATCTTCGTTGATAATATCTCTAATAAAATATTCATATCTTTTAGAAATAATTGAGGTATATAGTTTATAATCCACATTGAGTACTGATATTGGTCTATAATCTGAACAAATGTCGCTGGATTTTTTTTAGGGATCACTGTTATAACCGCTTCTTTTCGTGAAGGGGGCATTTCACCATGTTCGAGTGTATAATTAAATGATTTTTCAAGTAGTGGTATAAGCTgttctttaaaggttttatACCACTCGGACGGTAAACCGTCACTGCCGGgggatttatttgatttgagtttatttattgctttttctATCTCTGTTTTTGTAATAGGAGAGGTCAGAAGGTCATTTTGATTCTTccctatagggctttggagttgacgtcacgccgcagtgcattgtgggatcgcggcgccatgtcagaaggccacaaatcaaaacaaacacactgtgttggaagcaggactgccagaaccacGCTTAAAATCaacgcaaaagacaaagggctgtatcgcgaccgattgcgcccagacgccaagaaacggtacatggaaaaaatagcgtgcatcggtaatgtggacccgtatgaaaaaaggcagtggagcggaaacccagacagcctaccgccgttgtcctatcccgatatcgtCGCGtgccttgtctgtggagtcagcgcatacacggcgaatcattttcggaattataaattcctggaggcgcacatctaattcacaaacggttgggtacaagatttggccgtttttaagcctccacgttgtgagtacattgaccatatgaccaagatacagccagaggttgccagctgtgcgttgccatgtaaatagtttgcatttcatgtgtatgtacttgctaagtacatgtcaacagatcttgaataaaaaaaataaacatacttttcttttctgtttcatatttcatatgctggtttgcctgcaataatgccaaataatacgctactccgtcaacatgacgtggttctgcagcatcacacattaggatgttttaTCTGATTCTCTTGAGAGGCAAAGTGACGGAAGTgagagaggtaagtgacggaagtgacggacaaggtaagcgactcatgttgtaactgacgtcagacgccggagattttggcggaaaattaaagcgaatggtagtttagatttgaataaattcctttaagcttcagtataaccaaatacacttatcaattgtcttataactaacaacatttgtctaaatcatctccaacaccctggagaacaacggggagagtttagaggctctccaagattacattgatcagtacttccaggatctcgtgatgaagaaggctcagagtgcagcttccccggccaaacctgagacgccgtcgtcgaaaagacttcgcccggcagattcccccggcacaacatcgccagccggcaaagatattgtcgacatactggagtcaatcgaccaacgactgtccagtttcgatgcaaggctgtccttggtggagattcttcaccgggaatttaaatccttgcgagagtccctggagttcagccagcagcaggtggaaacgctcgctgctgaaaatgccacgctaagggagtcggtgaaatgtctcacagacaatgttactcagctaaatagagaaaataaaaaaataaaagaaacagttatagatctacaagctcgtagcatgcgtgataatctggtattttctggtattccagaagccgctggagaggacgcggagaccacggtaaaaagcttcatcaaaacccacctgaagctgcccgaggacacggtgaagaacatcgtctttgatagggtgcatcgcctcggccccattcgggctgcggccgggagaccacgtcctatcgtggccaaatttggccactacaaacaaaaggaacaggtgaaaagccgcggcagggaattaaaaggaacggacttcagcgtgaacgaccagttccccaaagagatcctggaacgacgcagggtcctcttcccaatccgacgcagctttatccagaagggctcccgcgctgtcatcgctgtggaccggctgtacgtggacggacagctccaccgcgaccccgacatcactccgtggctgtattaacttcacaccagataaaaatccgctacaccctttccccacccactcacactaacttgcattaacatctgtttaacttactagtatcaaatcacatcttaggtgtgatttcatagcagaattaacaccgtcactctccgtcaatggtttgatcggaatgtttccggattttttttttttcttctcgttttttgttctcttttttccccctcttgtttttatgctgctcacccttgtccttggtttctttctttcttttttctttctttcactgcttcgatcacctgcttccacactcacccacaaacaacatcctttatttggacacatacgcacagcacgatcacgccagccatgcgctcaacggcagcacatttacatcagacagcgcacacagtcgtataggatacacacacttaaaccaatcgtactcatattagtaaatatgcacacacatagtcagactcagggagcatctcaccacacattttttctctctccccctctttttatttacgaacaagtgatgtattctctccacctgtctaagcgacacacacagcgcacacccctagttatacacagacatctatgggtgcactaagattcgttacatggaatgtaaatggagctggctccagagaaaagaggttaaaaatatttaaccaactcaaaaaactacaggcagatgttgtccttttacaagagacccacagacctcttagaggttcgaatgaacttaaaacacctgagtttcctaatgtgttctcagcttgttataattctagacaaaggggagtagcaattttaatccataaaaaaattaatttcacagtactcgatacagttatagatccagagggcagattcttaatcattaaactatctatacttgataaaaagctatgtattgtaagtgtatatggtccaaatgttgatgatccctcattctttcacggttttttcagtgcactctctgaacacttagatggcacacttgttcttggaggcgacctcaaccttggactaaatgaagaaatggataggctcaatacagcaggaactcagcgtaattggcagtccataaatataatcaaacagtatatgagcgactttggtctttgcggtgcatggcgctcccttcaccccaccagtaaggaatatacttttttctcacatgtccatcactcctactctcgtctggattattttttggtcagcagctcactgctgagggacatttcagacactgagattcaccctatagctgtcagcgatcatgctcctgtatctttaacacaattatatccacgctctttggttctgtccaccagttcagaagttttggcgtgagatatgtgaagacttatcgaagtgtctgaaatgtaacattccaacttctcctttagtgtgtttgttgggcagcttagataatgtcacttcagaaaagaatatagcccacatggttttcactgccctatgcatagccaagaaaacagtcctcatgaactggaaaaataaaaataatcttaattctaaccagtatagaaattatctattagattacattagtcttgatacagcctctgccacc includes:
- the LOC134625898 gene encoding ferritin, middle subunit-like, which encodes MESQVRQNYHRDCEAAINRMVNMELFASYTYTSMAFYFDRDDVALPGFSHFFKENSHEEREHADKLLSFQNKRGGRILLQDIKKPEHDEWGSGLEAMQCALQLEKKVNQALLDLHKLASQHNDPHLCDFLESHYLDEQVKSIKKLGDHITNLTRMDAHNNKMAEYLFDKHTLGDKS